From Psychrobacillus sp. FSL K6-2836, a single genomic window includes:
- a CDS encoding acyl-CoA carboxylase subunit beta — MDIYEKINDLYDRKRKIELGGGDDRIEKQHEKGKLTARERIELLVDKDSFVELNPFIKHRTVDFGMDKQEGPGDGVVTGYGKVNGRPIYLFSQDFTVFGGALGEMHALKIANVMDLAAKNGAPFIGLNDSGGARIQEGVVSLDGYGQIFYRNAIYSGVIPQISVILGPCAGGAVYSPAITDFVFMTDETSQMFITGPKVIETVTGEKISAEDLGGSKVHNTISGNAHFRGKTEEEVLESVRLLLSYLPQSFEEKPSIVDVKAEDDYRSDLADIVPFEAIRPYDVRKVIEQVVDTDSFLEVQKEFAKNIVIGLARIKGEVVGLVCNQPKVMAGGLDIDSSDKAARFIRFCDAFNIPIITFEDVTGFFPGIKQEHGGIIRHGAKILFAYSEATVPKITVILRKAYGGAYVALNSKSIGADVVFAWPNAEIAVMGPNGAANIIFAREIAQSDDPEAVRAEKIEEYREKFANPYVAASMGMVDDVIDPRETRIKLIQSLEMMRNKKETRPNKKHGNIPL, encoded by the coding sequence TTCATTTGTTGAGCTAAATCCATTTATCAAGCACCGTACTGTTGACTTCGGTATGGACAAGCAAGAAGGGCCTGGGGATGGAGTAGTAACTGGTTACGGGAAAGTAAATGGCCGTCCAATATATTTATTTTCGCAAGATTTTACTGTTTTTGGTGGGGCTTTGGGAGAAATGCATGCACTTAAAATTGCTAACGTCATGGATTTAGCGGCTAAAAATGGAGCACCGTTTATTGGCTTAAATGACTCTGGTGGTGCACGTATTCAAGAAGGCGTTGTTTCACTTGATGGATACGGTCAAATTTTTTATCGTAATGCTATATATTCGGGAGTAATACCACAAATTTCTGTCATTTTAGGTCCTTGTGCGGGTGGTGCGGTATATTCGCCGGCAATAACCGATTTTGTGTTTATGACAGATGAAACAAGCCAAATGTTTATCACTGGTCCTAAAGTGATTGAGACCGTTACAGGAGAAAAAATTTCTGCGGAAGATCTAGGTGGATCGAAAGTACATAATACAATAAGTGGAAATGCACATTTCCGTGGGAAAACAGAAGAGGAAGTATTAGAAAGCGTTCGATTGTTATTAAGTTACTTACCTCAAAGCTTTGAAGAAAAGCCTTCTATAGTTGATGTAAAGGCAGAAGACGATTATCGTTCTGATTTAGCTGATATTGTTCCTTTTGAAGCAATTCGTCCTTATGATGTACGAAAGGTTATTGAACAAGTCGTAGATACGGATTCTTTCTTAGAAGTACAAAAAGAATTTGCTAAAAATATTGTGATTGGTCTAGCTCGCATTAAAGGCGAGGTAGTAGGTTTAGTATGTAACCAACCAAAAGTAATGGCTGGAGGATTAGATATAGATTCTTCGGACAAAGCAGCGCGCTTTATTCGTTTTTGTGATGCCTTCAATATTCCAATTATCACTTTTGAAGATGTAACTGGATTCTTCCCTGGTATAAAACAGGAGCATGGTGGAATTATTCGCCATGGAGCTAAAATTTTGTTTGCTTATTCAGAAGCAACCGTACCTAAAATAACAGTTATTTTACGAAAAGCATACGGAGGCGCTTATGTTGCATTGAATTCCAAGTCCATTGGTGCAGATGTTGTTTTCGCATGGCCGAATGCAGAAATAGCAGTTATGGGACCAAACGGAGCTGCCAATATTATTTTTGCCCGTGAAATTGCCCAAAGTGATGATCCTGAGGCAGTACGTGCTGAGAAGATTGAAGAGTACCGAGAGAAATTCGCCAATCCATATGTAGCGGCTTCTATGGGAATGGTCGATGATGTTATTGACCCAAGGGAAACTCGCATTAAGCTAATTCAATCATTAGAAATGATGCGCAATAAAAAAGAAACGAGACCAAATAAAAAACATGGTAATATTCCATTATAA
- a CDS encoding M20/M25/M40 family metallo-hydrolase yields the protein MSRLIDEFLELVQIDSETKHEEIIAPILKSKLEKLGFSVIEDDSASKTGHGAGNLIATLKGSNDDVDPIYFTVHMDTVVPGKGIKPVIKEDGYIYSDGTTILGADDKAGIAALFEAIRRLKEQSIEHGDIQVVITAGEESGLVGAKELDASLLTAKYGYAIDSDGTVGGIVTAAPFQSKLWTTITGKTAHAGVAPEKGISAITLAAKAISAMKLGRLDAETTANIGRFEGGQATNIVCDEVHILSEARSINKEKLDAQVAHMVATFAETAEKFGGKAVTETQLMYPGFHFDEGHSVVQIAKRAVERIGRTADIKTSGGGSDANVIAGLGIPTVILSVGYEEIHTTNERMPIEELEKLADLIVEIVLVAAE from the coding sequence ATGAGTCGATTAATAGATGAATTTTTAGAGCTAGTTCAAATAGATTCTGAAACAAAGCATGAAGAAATAATTGCGCCTATATTAAAAAGTAAATTAGAAAAGCTTGGATTTTCAGTAATTGAAGACGATTCTGCTTCTAAAACTGGTCACGGTGCTGGCAACTTAATCGCAACATTAAAGGGATCAAATGATGATGTAGATCCAATATACTTCACTGTCCATATGGATACTGTAGTACCCGGTAAAGGGATTAAACCAGTTATTAAAGAAGACGGTTATATATATTCAGATGGGACAACCATTTTAGGAGCAGATGACAAAGCTGGAATAGCCGCTTTATTTGAAGCGATTCGTCGTTTAAAAGAACAATCAATTGAACACGGTGATATTCAAGTTGTTATTACTGCAGGTGAAGAAAGTGGTTTAGTAGGAGCAAAAGAATTGGATGCTTCTTTACTTACAGCAAAATATGGCTATGCAATTGATAGTGATGGGACTGTCGGGGGAATTGTAACAGCTGCTCCTTTCCAATCAAAACTATGGACAACTATTACTGGAAAAACTGCGCATGCTGGAGTTGCACCTGAAAAAGGTATCTCTGCCATTACTTTAGCTGCTAAAGCCATTTCTGCTATGAAGCTAGGTAGACTAGATGCCGAAACCACGGCTAATATTGGACGTTTCGAAGGTGGACAAGCAACAAATATCGTTTGCGATGAAGTGCATATTCTTTCTGAGGCACGCTCGATTAATAAAGAAAAATTAGATGCCCAAGTAGCGCATATGGTTGCAACATTTGCCGAAACTGCCGAAAAATTTGGTGGTAAAGCAGTGACAGAAACGCAACTAATGTACCCAGGCTTCCATTTTGACGAAGGCCATTCTGTCGTACAGATTGCTAAACGTGCAGTAGAACGGATCGGTAGAACTGCTGACATTAAAACTAGTGGAGGAGGTAGTGATGCCAATGTAATTGCAGGACTTGGTATCCCTACTGTCATCTTGTCCGTAGGTTATGAAGAAATTCATACAACAAATGAACGCATGCCTATTGAAGAGTTAGAGAAACTTGCCGATTTAATAGTAGAGATCGTTTTAGTAGCGGCAGAATAA
- a CDS encoding chemotaxis protein CheW, with product MNNEKVVVFQCGNEEYAVSIEHVVSIEKLEHINPIPHLPDYLIGLMKIRGELVPIIDFEQILYNRSGVDQELARVVTMHTKDMTVGLLVKEAKEILDIDQDNLKQIGLVNYTKTRYFTAVANLENRMITIVDASILVSSLEGFNDIQSYVEEVKKEETMNN from the coding sequence TTGAACAATGAAAAAGTTGTAGTATTTCAATGTGGCAATGAAGAATACGCAGTCTCAATTGAACATGTAGTTTCCATTGAGAAATTAGAGCATATTAATCCGATACCACACTTACCAGATTATTTAATTGGTTTGATGAAAATTCGAGGGGAGCTAGTCCCAATAATCGATTTTGAACAAATTTTGTATAATCGTAGTGGTGTGGATCAGGAATTAGCAAGAGTAGTTACTATGCATACGAAAGATATGACGGTTGGTCTTCTTGTGAAAGAAGCGAAAGAGATTTTAGATATTGATCAGGACAATCTAAAACAAATTGGTTTAGTTAATTATACAAAAACACGTTATTTCACAGCAGTTGCAAACCTAGAAAATCGAATGATTACAATCGTGGACGCTTCTATTTTGGTAAGTTCTTTAGAAGGCTTTAATGATATTCAATCTTATGTAGAAGAAGTTAAGAAAGAAGAGACAATGAATAACTAG
- a CDS encoding DNA polymerase IV, whose amino-acid sequence MKEGNSLSGKHRIIFHLDMNSFYASVEQAHDPSLKGKAIAIAGNPKERRGILVTCSYEARARGVYTTMSVWEAKRKCPELILLPPNFERYRIASKAMFEILRSYTHLVEPVSIDEGYVDVSEVDMENDAVSFAKSIQDRIIRELDLPCSIGIAPNKFLAKTASNLKKPMGITVLRKREVGEILWPLPVIDMHGIGESTARKLESIGINTIGDLANANPNLLKEKLGKNGVRLLNRANGTDNREVDPESIYDTKSVGNSTTLPYDESNIEDLEKVFIRLSKKVAARLDAKNLAGRSITIHIRDANWKNKTRSKTVSNRLYKEKEIFQLALDLFHTSWNGDPIRLLGVTVNNVYDKGESVEQLSIFNFEEHAKEEPILRLVEQLQGKFGEDSIKRGMKIKKKPSLDSKTSFSKDFLDDHHQ is encoded by the coding sequence ATGAAGGAGGGGAATAGCTTGTCGGGAAAACATCGAATTATCTTTCACTTAGATATGAATAGCTTTTATGCATCTGTTGAACAAGCACATGACCCCTCTTTAAAAGGAAAGGCTATTGCTATCGCAGGTAATCCTAAGGAAAGACGGGGGATATTAGTTACATGCTCTTATGAGGCAAGGGCTAGAGGTGTGTATACAACAATGTCCGTGTGGGAGGCTAAACGAAAATGTCCTGAACTGATTTTATTGCCTCCTAATTTTGAACGCTACAGAATTGCCTCTAAAGCAATGTTCGAAATTTTAAGGTCCTATACTCATCTTGTAGAGCCAGTTTCAATAGACGAAGGGTATGTGGATGTTTCTGAAGTTGACATGGAGAACGATGCAGTAAGTTTTGCTAAATCTATTCAAGATCGTATTATTCGTGAGTTAGATTTACCTTGTTCTATTGGAATTGCTCCTAACAAATTTCTAGCTAAAACGGCATCCAATTTAAAAAAACCTATGGGTATAACCGTTTTACGGAAAAGAGAGGTAGGAGAAATTCTGTGGCCACTTCCAGTAATAGACATGCATGGGATAGGAGAAAGTACTGCAAGAAAGTTGGAATCCATTGGTATTAATACTATAGGAGATTTGGCCAATGCAAACCCTAATTTACTAAAAGAAAAACTTGGGAAAAATGGAGTCCGACTTCTAAATCGAGCAAATGGTACGGATAATAGAGAGGTAGATCCTGAATCTATCTATGATACAAAAAGTGTTGGAAATTCAACAACATTGCCTTATGATGAATCGAATATAGAGGACCTTGAGAAGGTATTTATTCGGTTATCAAAAAAAGTAGCTGCCAGACTTGATGCAAAAAATTTAGCTGGAAGGTCCATTACAATACATATACGGGACGCTAATTGGAAAAACAAAACGAGAAGTAAAACAGTATCTAACAGGCTCTATAAGGAAAAGGAGATATTTCAATTGGCATTAGATCTATTTCACACTTCTTGGAATGGCGATCCGATCCGTTTATTAGGTGTGACTGTAAATAATGTCTATGACAAGGGAGAATCGGTAGAGCAGCTATCCATTTTTAACTTTGAAGAACATGCCAAAGAGGAGCCAATATTAAGGCTTGTGGAGCAATTGCAAGGTAAATTCGGAGAAGATAGTATTAAGCGTGGAATGAAAATAAAAAAGAAACCTTCCTTGGATTCAAAAACAAGTTTTAGTAAAGACTTCTTAGATGATCACCATCAATAA